The following are encoded together in the Pseudodesulfovibrio indicus genome:
- a CDS encoding ABC transporter ATP-binding protein has translation MNGNDRLLRLENVGLYYRRPARSILGRNPQLRRSRRFWALRGVDLTLSRGESLGLVGRNGSGKSTLSKVCAGVLAPDGGTVAINGSVHLLALGVGFRQELTGRENVLVSGVLLGMSRREVLARMEEIETFAQLGDFMDEPLSTYSTGMKSRLGFAVSTAVRPDVLILDEVLSTGDESFRLRAEERMDTLRGEAGAVVVVSHNAGQVRRLCERVVWLERGRVLMDGPVGEVLDRYAEFCKGSESWLAANPGLSAPDDYPDNSPSGE, from the coding sequence ATGAACGGAAACGACCGACTGCTGCGCCTGGAAAACGTGGGGCTGTACTACCGCCGCCCCGCGCGTTCCATCCTGGGCAGGAATCCACAGCTCCGGCGCTCCCGCCGGTTCTGGGCCCTGCGCGGCGTGGACCTGACGCTCTCTCGCGGCGAATCCCTCGGCCTGGTGGGCCGCAACGGGTCTGGCAAATCGACGCTCTCCAAGGTCTGCGCCGGGGTGCTGGCCCCGGACGGCGGCACCGTGGCGATCAACGGCAGCGTGCATCTCCTGGCGCTCGGCGTGGGGTTCCGCCAGGAGCTGACCGGGCGGGAGAACGTCCTGGTGAGCGGGGTGCTGTTGGGCATGTCCCGGCGCGAGGTCCTGGCCCGCATGGAGGAGATCGAGACCTTCGCCCAGCTGGGCGACTTCATGGACGAGCCGCTGTCCACCTATTCCACGGGCATGAAGAGCCGGTTGGGGTTCGCGGTCTCCACCGCCGTGCGCCCGGACGTCCTGATTCTCGACGAGGTTTTGTCCACGGGCGACGAATCCTTCCGGCTGCGGGCCGAGGAGCGCATGGACACCCTGCGCGGGGAGGCGGGCGCGGTGGTCGTGGTCTCGCACAACGCGGGCCAGGTCCGGCGGCTGTGCGAACGGGTGGTCTGGCTGGAACGGGGCAGGGTGCTCATGGACGGTCCCGTGGGCGAGGTCCTGGATCGCTACGCCGAATTCTGCAAGGGGTCGGAGTCGTGGCTGGCCGCCAACCCCGGCCTGTCCGCCCCGGACGATTATCCCGACAACTCTCCGAGCGGGGAGTGA
- a CDS encoding NifB/NifX family molybdenum-iron cluster-binding protein, whose product MENILIPIMDNELAPRFDLAPEVLILSVTRETSAMGRISEKVITFEAPSAEAMYRLVMAENIQTIICAGIEKEVFEFLKRKGIKVIDNVCGPADPVLEAYLIGKLSPGQNYF is encoded by the coding sequence ATGGAAAACATCCTCATCCCGATCATGGACAACGAACTGGCCCCGAGGTTCGACCTGGCCCCGGAGGTGCTTATTCTCTCCGTAACCCGCGAGACCAGCGCCATGGGCCGGATCAGCGAAAAGGTCATCACCTTCGAAGCCCCGTCCGCCGAGGCCATGTACCGATTGGTCATGGCCGAGAACATCCAGACGATCATCTGCGCGGGCATCGAGAAAGAGGTCTTCGAATTCCTCAAGCGCAAGGGGATCAAGGTCATAGACAACGTCTGCGGCCCGGCAGATCCCGTCCTGGAAGCCTACCTCATCGGCAAGCTCTCCCCCGGTCAAAACTACTTCTGA
- a CDS encoding Dabb family protein, giving the protein MVRHIVMWTLKEEAEGNTAAVNGAKMKEILEALAGRIEGLRHIEVSVDIVAADPECHVVLCSEHDDVAALDHYQGHPEHQACVAFVKKVAASRKALDYII; this is encoded by the coding sequence GTGGTCAGACACATCGTCATGTGGACACTGAAAGAGGAAGCCGAAGGCAATACGGCAGCCGTGAACGGCGCGAAGATGAAAGAGATTCTGGAGGCCCTTGCCGGCCGGATCGAGGGACTGCGGCACATCGAGGTCAGCGTCGACATCGTGGCCGCCGATCCCGAATGCCATGTGGTTTTGTGCTCCGAGCACGACGACGTGGCCGCTCTGGATCATTATCAGGGCCACCCGGAACACCAGGCTTGCGTGGCTTTCGTGAAGAAGGTCGCCGCCAGCCGCAAGGCCTTGGATTACATCATCTAG
- a CDS encoding transferase, with amino-acid sequence MEKLEALFDHITSRVNVNLKPMGIDVRSILQNSIPRERHILYYAFYALTEDHPISFKFKNSNLSGTYFLGKTQVDRSVLYKSNVRGDELKRKGDVVEFNGVKTKLFYDEVIRIINSYLVKTLVHNHSKNPETPEVFRILNTVAMHYSNIHGTTTEGVYLGAFSTADLSVMHNCVIGDFAYVQAGDLSRKIVQPGHVWIKAGDLFEFNYIYPEGVIEKYVKLDENGQLTGKLVEYVDEFKEDFVPIYSTARPESDIPVPDSAYVSPYAVIKGKCEIGENALIVQRAHIEDSFIGKGSNAQENCYIKNSVYEGNNVTAHGGKVIWTKNGKNVFVGFNSFLHGTKECPITIGRDSIVMPHTIIDTTECIDIPENSAVWGYITKKSDLETQCISLDELSKATDVTLGNMTFKGDGKAFVDAFRHRIDHIREENGAYFDGSEKTRGHAQKTRDAAFNILQPFQSGPDAGMYPSMTIGD; translated from the coding sequence ATGGAAAAACTCGAAGCCCTCTTCGACCACATAACATCCAGAGTGAACGTCAACCTCAAGCCCATGGGGATCGACGTCCGCTCCATTCTCCAGAACTCCATCCCGCGCGAACGCCATATCCTCTATTACGCGTTCTACGCCCTGACCGAAGACCATCCCATCAGCTTCAAATTCAAGAACTCCAATCTTTCAGGGACCTACTTCCTGGGCAAGACCCAGGTCGACCGCTCGGTGCTCTACAAGTCCAACGTGCGCGGCGACGAGCTCAAGCGCAAGGGCGACGTGGTCGAGTTCAACGGGGTCAAGACCAAGCTCTTCTACGACGAGGTCATCCGGATCATCAACTCGTACCTGGTCAAGACCCTGGTCCACAACCACTCCAAGAACCCCGAGACCCCCGAAGTCTTCCGCATCCTGAACACCGTGGCCATGCACTACTCGAACATCCACGGGACCACCACGGAAGGCGTGTACCTCGGGGCCTTCTCCACCGCCGACCTGTCGGTGATGCACAACTGCGTCATCGGCGATTTCGCCTACGTCCAGGCGGGCGACCTCTCGCGCAAGATCGTTCAGCCGGGCCACGTCTGGATCAAGGCGGGCGATCTGTTCGAGTTCAATTACATCTATCCCGAAGGCGTGATCGAGAAATACGTCAAGCTCGACGAGAACGGCCAGCTCACCGGAAAGCTCGTGGAATACGTGGACGAGTTCAAGGAAGACTTCGTACCCATCTACTCCACGGCCCGGCCCGAATCGGATATCCCGGTGCCCGATTCCGCCTACGTCTCCCCCTACGCCGTCATCAAGGGCAAATGCGAGATCGGCGAGAACGCCCTCATCGTGCAGCGCGCCCACATCGAGGACTCGTTCATCGGCAAGGGGTCCAACGCCCAGGAAAACTGCTACATCAAGAATTCCGTCTACGAAGGCAACAACGTCACCGCCCACGGGGGCAAGGTCATCTGGACCAAGAACGGCAAAAACGTCTTCGTGGGCTTCAACTCCTTTCTCCACGGGACCAAGGAGTGCCCCATCACCATCGGTCGCGACTCCATCGTCATGCCGCACACCATCATCGACACGACAGAGTGCATCGACATCCCGGAGAATTCGGCGGTATGGGGATACATCACCAAGAAGTCCGACCTGGAGACCCAGTGCATCAGCCTGGACGAGTTGTCCAAGGCCACGGACGTAACCCTCGGCAACATGACCTTCAAGGGGGACGGAAAAGCTTTCGTCGATGCGTTCAGACACCGCATCGATCACATCAGAGAAGAGAACGGCGCGTATTTCGACGGGTCCGAAAAGACCCGTGGGCACGCCCAGAAAACCCGGGATGCCGCCTTCAACATCCTCCAGCCCTTCCAGTCGGGGCCGGATGCGGGCATGTATCCGTCCATGACCATCGGGGACTAG
- a CDS encoding HPP family protein produces the protein MKIKDLMIPVDDYLTLGIEATLGDAAETLRKGGHRDILVVDGNGAFAGVLTMMDIITALEPNYKKLFKKDLDSDILSNRYVAEQFKEFNLWSDTLTNICARGVGISVKDAMHVPADNHYINEDDSIETGLHMFMVGTPQPLIVRSNGKVSGLLRMSDVFNELIGRMHTCAMSE, from the coding sequence ATGAAAATCAAAGATCTGATGATCCCGGTGGACGACTACCTGACCCTGGGCATCGAAGCGACCCTCGGCGACGCCGCCGAAACGCTTCGCAAGGGAGGCCATCGGGACATCCTCGTCGTTGACGGGAACGGCGCTTTCGCAGGTGTCCTGACCATGATGGACATCATCACCGCCCTGGAGCCCAACTACAAGAAACTCTTCAAAAAAGACCTCGATAGCGACATCCTCTCCAACCGCTACGTCGCCGAGCAGTTCAAGGAATTCAACCTCTGGTCGGACACCCTGACCAACATCTGCGCCAGGGGTGTGGGAATAAGCGTCAAGGACGCCATGCACGTCCCCGCGGACAACCATTACATAAATGAAGACGACTCCATAGAAACCGGACTGCACATGTTCATGGTGGGCACCCCCCAACCGCTGATCGTGCGCAGCAACGGCAAGGTTTCCGGCTTGCTCAGAATGTCGGACGTCTTCAACGAGCTCATCGGGCGCATGCATACCTGCGCCATGAGCGAATAG
- a CDS encoding methyl-accepting chemotaxis protein: MFADLSLKVKVLALALLGPLIVAFVLSVHQVVQIRIDAEEGIVEQSRALILMAEAAREEMAKKLNLGLMIPFNQIDSREKLVEAIPVITAINMAQRKAEELQYKFRVPKVAPRNPANKPTPLENDVLAELKAKDLNEKVLIEDHQIRYFRAIRLTKDCLFCHGDNKGDRDPTGGIKEGWKEGEIHGAFEIITSLETAKANILRAEIYAAVETLAVLLAVGILAWILVKLIIVRPLLRIRTYAESVAEGDLNAEPEGHFAAELGVVKNAIQTMVGNLKAKMFEADQKKQEAEQAKGVAEDAMEQAKAQEARSVELLTTMQRIAGEASLIAEQVTSAADQLSSQAEQVSRGADVQRDRTTQTATAMEEMNATVLEVARNSASSASSAANAREQAQEGAKVVREAIAAIREVHDLTATLKKSMNQLGNQTTDIGQIMNVIEDIADQTNLLALNAAIEAARAGEAGRGFAVVADEVRKLAEKTMAATKEVGDAIQVIQDAASANIRSVDHAAEAVEQATDLANRSGESLESIVHYADETSGQVQSIATAAEEQSAASEEINRAVEDINLIASETAEGMNQSAEAINELARLSNELRQLIEEMNSN, translated from the coding sequence ATGTTCGCCGATCTCAGCTTGAAAGTGAAGGTTCTGGCCCTGGCCCTGCTCGGGCCGCTTATCGTCGCCTTCGTCCTGTCCGTCCACCAGGTCGTGCAGATCCGCATCGACGCGGAGGAGGGCATCGTCGAGCAGAGCCGCGCCCTGATCCTCATGGCCGAGGCGGCCCGCGAGGAGATGGCCAAGAAGCTGAACCTGGGGTTGATGATTCCCTTCAACCAGATCGATTCCAGGGAAAAGCTGGTGGAGGCCATCCCGGTCATCACCGCCATCAACATGGCCCAGCGCAAGGCCGAGGAGCTGCAATACAAGTTCCGGGTGCCCAAGGTGGCCCCCCGCAACCCCGCCAACAAGCCCACTCCCCTCGAAAACGACGTCCTGGCCGAGCTGAAGGCCAAGGACCTCAACGAGAAAGTGCTCATCGAGGACCATCAGATCCGCTATTTCCGCGCCATCCGGCTGACCAAGGATTGCCTCTTTTGCCACGGCGACAACAAGGGTGACCGCGATCCCACCGGCGGCATCAAGGAAGGCTGGAAGGAAGGCGAGATCCACGGCGCCTTTGAAATCATCACCTCGCTCGAAACCGCCAAGGCGAATATCCTGCGCGCCGAAATCTACGCCGCCGTCGAGACCCTGGCCGTTCTCCTGGCCGTGGGCATCCTGGCCTGGATCCTGGTCAAGCTGATCATCGTCCGGCCCCTGCTGCGCATCCGCACCTACGCGGAGTCCGTGGCCGAAGGCGACCTGAACGCCGAGCCGGAAGGCCATTTCGCCGCCGAGCTGGGCGTGGTCAAGAACGCCATCCAGACCATGGTCGGCAACCTCAAGGCCAAGATGTTCGAGGCCGACCAGAAGAAGCAAGAGGCCGAGCAGGCCAAGGGCGTGGCCGAAGACGCCATGGAACAGGCCAAGGCCCAGGAGGCCCGGTCCGTCGAGCTGCTCACCACCATGCAGCGCATCGCCGGAGAGGCCTCGCTCATCGCCGAGCAGGTGACCTCCGCGGCCGACCAGCTGTCGTCCCAGGCCGAACAGGTCAGCCGGGGCGCGGACGTCCAGCGCGACCGCACCACCCAGACCGCCACGGCCATGGAAGAAATGAACGCCACGGTCCTCGAAGTCGCCCGCAATTCGGCTTCCTCCGCGTCCTCCGCCGCCAATGCCCGCGAGCAGGCCCAGGAAGGCGCCAAGGTGGTCCGCGAGGCCATCGCCGCCATCCGGGAGGTCCACGACCTGACCGCCACCCTCAAGAAGTCCATGAACCAGCTGGGCAACCAGACCACCGACATCGGCCAGATCATGAACGTCATCGAGGACATCGCGGACCAGACCAACCTGCTGGCCCTGAACGCGGCCATCGAGGCCGCCCGCGCGGGCGAGGCGGGACGCGGCTTCGCGGTTGTCGCGGACGAGGTCCGCAAGCTGGCCGAAAAGACCATGGCCGCCACCAAGGAGGTCGGCGACGCCATCCAGGTCATCCAGGACGCGGCGTCCGCCAACATCCGCAGCGTGGACCACGCCGCCGAGGCCGTGGAACAGGCCACCGACCTGGCCAACCGGTCCGGCGAATCCTTAGAGTCCATCGTCCACTACGCCGACGAGACCTCCGGCCAGGTGCAATCCATCGCCACCGCCGCCGAGGAGCAGTCCGCCGCGTCCGAAGAGATCAACCGGGCCGTGGAAGACATCAACCTCATCGCCAGCGAAACCGCCGAGGGCATGAACCAGTCCGCCGAAGCCATCAACGAGCTGGCCCGCCTCTCCAACGAGCTGCGCCAGCTCATCGAAGAAATGAACTCCAACTAG
- a CDS encoding ABC transporter permease, whose protein sequence is MLRLTRTLTGHRDALAALCGVGLKTTVATTRLGWLWWICDPLFMMGVYYFMVRLVFGRGGPDYHLFALTGIVCWQFFARTVLLTAGSLRRNGQLLSHSTVPPETFTVVPVLIQLFFALIGCAIIVAWHWTGIGPATLWLFPVLGVMGLYALALGALLSVFVVFMPDVSKFADYGLRAGFFLSPVLYPAAAVSGSDRVPELVKAVYGLNPMAWGITAMRGAILDGTSPDTAPFLAALAGGLVLLQLALAVLRANRQNVMKHL, encoded by the coding sequence ATGCTGCGACTGACCAGGACCTTGACCGGCCACCGCGACGCGTTGGCCGCCCTGTGCGGGGTGGGACTGAAGACCACCGTGGCCACCACCCGGCTGGGCTGGCTGTGGTGGATCTGCGACCCGCTGTTCATGATGGGCGTGTACTATTTCATGGTCCGGCTGGTCTTCGGCCGGGGCGGCCCGGACTACCACCTCTTCGCCCTGACCGGCATCGTCTGCTGGCAGTTCTTCGCCCGCACCGTGCTGCTGACCGCCGGTTCCCTTCGGCGCAACGGGCAGCTCCTCTCGCACAGCACGGTCCCGCCGGAGACCTTCACCGTGGTCCCGGTCCTGATCCAATTGTTCTTCGCCCTGATCGGCTGCGCCATCATCGTGGCCTGGCACTGGACGGGCATCGGCCCGGCAACCCTCTGGCTCTTCCCGGTGCTGGGGGTCATGGGCCTCTACGCCCTGGCCCTGGGCGCGCTGCTCTCCGTGTTCGTGGTCTTCATGCCCGACGTGTCCAAGTTCGCGGACTACGGGCTGCGCGCCGGATTTTTCCTCTCTCCGGTCCTCTATCCGGCGGCGGCTGTCTCCGGCAGCGACCGGGTGCCGGAGCTGGTCAAGGCCGTCTACGGGCTCAACCCCATGGCCTGGGGCATCACCGCCATGCGCGGGGCCATCCTGGACGGGACATCCCCCGATACGGCCCCGTTCCTGGCGGCCCTGGCGGGCGGCCTGGTCCTGCTCCAGTTGGCCCTCGCGGTCCTGCGCGCCAACCGTCAAAACGTGATGAAGCATCTGTGA
- the nhaB gene encoding sodium/proton antiporter NhaB — protein sequence MPQTMTQAFSRNFLGKAPNWYKLAIIAFLIINPILVVTVGKFIAGWILIAEFIFTLAMALKCYPLPAGGLLAIEAVILGMTSPRTVYDEALINFPVILLLIFMVAGIYFMKDFLQYTFTRILTRVQSKIAISLLFCFAGAFLSAFLDALTVTAVIIAVAYGFYNVYHRYASGKTMNCSHDLCSDLAVKEHERNDLRQFRAFLRNLMMHGAVGTALGGVCTLVGEPQNLLIGEVMGWHFVPFFLNVAHVSMPVLAVGLLTCVLVEKFHIFGYGAQMPGNIRSHLLETAIEMESKRGLQGKAQLVVQALIGVWLILALAFHLAEVGIIGLSVIVLLTALNGFTDEHQLGPAFEEALPFTALLVVFFAIVGVIHEQHLFAPVMHLVLSLEGQVQLAAYYVANGLLSMISDNVFVATVYISETKIHFVNLLASVPGVTDAPALMDRLTDPLVERADVIASLPAAMQDQVSKLMTHFDHLAVAINTGTNIPSVATPNGQAAFLFLLTSALAPVIRLSYGRMVVLALPYTITMSITGLAATYFFSW from the coding sequence ATGCCTCAGACTATGACACAGGCCTTTAGCAGAAACTTCCTGGGCAAGGCCCCAAACTGGTACAAGCTGGCGATCATCGCCTTCTTGATCATCAACCCCATCCTCGTGGTCACCGTCGGCAAATTCATTGCCGGCTGGATCCTGATCGCCGAGTTCATCTTCACCCTGGCCATGGCGCTCAAATGCTACCCGCTGCCCGCGGGCGGCCTGCTCGCCATCGAGGCGGTCATCCTGGGCATGACCTCGCCCCGAACCGTCTACGATGAAGCCCTGATCAACTTCCCGGTCATCCTGCTCCTGATCTTCATGGTTGCGGGCATCTACTTCATGAAGGACTTCCTTCAGTACACCTTCACCCGTATCCTCACCCGAGTGCAGTCCAAGATCGCCATCTCGCTGCTCTTCTGTTTCGCGGGGGCGTTCCTGTCCGCTTTTCTGGACGCCCTGACCGTCACCGCGGTCATCATCGCCGTGGCCTACGGGTTCTACAACGTGTACCACCGCTATGCCTCCGGCAAGACCATGAACTGCTCCCACGACCTGTGTTCCGACCTGGCCGTCAAGGAGCATGAGCGCAACGACCTGCGCCAATTCCGCGCCTTCCTGCGCAACCTGATGATGCACGGCGCGGTCGGCACCGCGCTGGGCGGCGTCTGCACCCTGGTGGGCGAGCCCCAGAACCTGCTCATCGGCGAGGTCATGGGCTGGCACTTCGTGCCCTTCTTTCTGAACGTGGCCCACGTCTCCATGCCCGTCCTGGCCGTCGGCCTGCTGACCTGCGTCCTGGTCGAGAAGTTCCACATCTTCGGCTACGGCGCGCAGATGCCGGGCAACATCCGCTCCCACCTGCTCGAAACCGCCATCGAAATGGAGTCCAAGCGCGGCCTCCAGGGCAAGGCGCAGCTCGTGGTCCAGGCCCTGATCGGCGTCTGGCTGATCCTCGCCCTGGCCTTCCACCTGGCCGAAGTCGGCATCATCGGCCTGTCGGTCATCGTCCTGCTGACCGCCCTCAACGGCTTCACCGACGAGCACCAGCTCGGCCCCGCGTTCGAAGAGGCCCTGCCCTTCACCGCACTGCTGGTGGTCTTCTTCGCCATCGTCGGCGTGATCCACGAGCAGCACCTGTTCGCCCCGGTCATGCACCTGGTCCTCAGCCTCGAAGGCCAGGTCCAGCTCGCGGCCTACTATGTGGCCAACGGGTTGCTGTCCATGATCTCGGACAACGTCTTCGTGGCCACCGTGTACATCTCCGAGACCAAGATCCACTTCGTGAACCTGCTCGCCTCCGTGCCCGGCGTGACCGACGCCCCGGCGCTCATGGACAGGCTGACCGACCCGCTCGTGGAACGGGCCGACGTCATCGCCTCCCTGCCCGCCGCCATGCAGGACCAGGTCTCCAAGCTGATGACCCACTTCGACCACCTGGCCGTGGCCATCAACACCGGCACCAACATCCCGTCCGTGGCCACCCCCAACGGACAGGCCGCCTTCCTGTTCCTGCTGACCTCGGCCCTGGCCCCGGTCATCCGGCTGTCCTACGGCCGCATGGTCGTCCTGGCCCTGCCCTACACCATCACCATGTCCATCACCGGCCTGGCCGCTACCTACTTCTTCTCCTGGTAG
- a CDS encoding asparagine synthetase B family protein, with translation MQPRGPDGNGVFVDREAGLAHTRLAIIDPDPRSGQPMASGDWVLSFDGRILNHRDIRAELGDRCVFRTESDAEALLMAIGEWGLDRALNRCAGMFAFLAWNRRERALYAVRDRMGIKPLVMARLDDGSLCFASSAGAMVRATPGVSWPIHEPALASFFVLGAPFTRSTVFAGMERVPTASYLRCAPDGKVTTVRYWRPTPNPAFTVEDLVGVVREHGAADVPSALFLSGGVNASFLASVMDLDCIHLRSPETRYAETVAGAFGRGLVCVEPDLAGHREDVSRVVAQHGEPLMSCGIPHAAARAAGRAGYKMAVSAYGADELFHGYPRTPMPGYAPSFLPLHERASCTFLNGQLAHIFRDARHFRMEGANLRPPSLRDIGRRILAEYSLPDFSPSANHRWLELMTYVLFDLNPTLDAASMAAGLEVRLPFLDHRIVEGVLSWPPERLVTARFGRKSPLREHLAGLLPEALFNRPKVGFSLYSPLHEDIASLGPAALARAEASGRLALGKEDHPQAGRDRICLGSCCFAFEQWQRAFGPEET, from the coding sequence ATGCAGCCGCGCGGTCCGGACGGGAATGGGGTGTTCGTGGACCGGGAGGCCGGGCTGGCCCACACCAGGCTGGCGATCATCGACCCGGATCCCCGCTCCGGTCAGCCCATGGCGTCCGGCGACTGGGTCCTCTCCTTCGACGGCCGAATCCTCAACCACCGGGACATCCGGGCCGAGCTGGGGGACCGCTGCGTCTTCCGCACCGAGTCCGACGCCGAGGCGCTGCTCATGGCCATCGGGGAGTGGGGGCTGGACCGGGCGCTCAACCGCTGTGCCGGGATGTTCGCCTTCCTGGCCTGGAACAGGCGGGAGCGGGCGCTCTACGCGGTCCGGGACCGCATGGGCATCAAGCCGCTGGTCATGGCCCGGCTGGACGACGGTTCCCTGTGCTTCGCCTCCTCGGCCGGGGCCATGGTCCGGGCCACGCCCGGGGTGTCCTGGCCGATCCACGAGCCCGCCCTGGCCTCCTTCTTCGTCCTGGGCGCGCCCTTCACCCGGTCCACGGTCTTCGCAGGCATGGAGCGGGTGCCTACGGCCAGCTATCTGCGCTGCGCACCGGACGGGAAGGTGACCACGGTCCGCTATTGGAGGCCGACTCCCAATCCGGCCTTCACCGTGGAGGACCTCGTCGGAGTGGTCCGCGAGCACGGAGCGGCGGATGTTCCTTCGGCCCTGTTCCTGAGCGGCGGGGTGAATGCCTCGTTTCTGGCCTCGGTCATGGATCTCGACTGTATTCACCTGCGCTCGCCCGAGACCCGGTATGCCGAGACCGTTGCCGGGGCGTTCGGGCGCGGGTTGGTCTGCGTGGAGCCGGACCTGGCCGGGCACCGCGAGGACGTGTCGCGGGTCGTGGCCCAGCACGGCGAACCGTTGATGAGTTGCGGCATTCCCCACGCCGCGGCCCGCGCCGCCGGCCGGGCGGGGTACAAGATGGCGGTCAGCGCCTACGGCGCGGACGAGCTGTTCCACGGCTATCCGCGCACGCCCATGCCCGGATACGCGCCGTCCTTCCTGCCGCTTCACGAGCGCGCATCCTGTACCTTTCTGAACGGACAGCTGGCGCATATTTTCCGCGACGCGCGCCACTTCCGCATGGAGGGGGCCAACCTGCGTCCGCCCTCCCTGCGCGACATAGGCCGGCGCATCCTGGCCGAGTATTCTTTGCCCGACTTTTCCCCCTCGGCCAACCACCGCTGGCTGGAGCTGATGACCTATGTGCTCTTCGACCTGAACCCGACCCTGGACGCGGCGTCCATGGCCGCCGGGCTGGAGGTCCGGCTGCCGTTCCTGGACCACCGCATCGTGGAGGGCGTCCTGTCCTGGCCCCCTGAGCGGCTGGTCACGGCCAGGTTCGGCCGCAAGTCGCCCCTGCGCGAGCACCTGGCCGGGCTGCTGCCCGAAGCGCTCTTCAACCGTCCCAAGGTCGGGTTCAGCCTCTACAGCCCGCTGCACGAGGATATCGCTTCCCTGGGACCGGCGGCCCTGGCTCGCGCCGAAGCGTCGGGACGCCTGGCCCTGGGCAAGGAGGACCACCCGCAGGCCGGGAGGGACCGCATCTGCCTGGGGTCCTGTTGCTTCGCCTTCGAACAGTGGCAGCGGGCCTTCGGGCCGGAGGAGACGTGA
- a CDS encoding sigma-54 interaction domain-containing protein, which translates to MPIADPAALIRSLTNREGLEALLDLLPLGVAILDRQGKVLAVNKGYESLTGVDGKQVLGIRCLHALRCDYCMRSCPVLTGWTDKRPKTVEANIVDRDREKVNIHLNIAPLVGDNGVIRGVIETIMPASTHILDEIGSGVAGLGELVGRSPQVRKIFSMTPSIAQTDSPVLITGETGTGKDMLAEEIHKESDRDGPFVKVNCGSLPVPLLESELFGHAKNALPGADHAKPGRLRMAHGGTLFITEIGDLPMPLQAKLLAYMDDHAVRPVGSTKVVHTDVRIMAASHYDLEDMVRHKRFRRDLLYRLNVIRLHLPPLRERGEDLLLLQDHFLKMFQARYGKKVDRFSKNVETLLRSYEFPGNIRELRNLIEYAVNFCDTNVIRMRHLPGYMLHGPNLPDNLASVPAPAQQPQGAVRAAPPERWEDVQRKMILEALVKTGGRKSQAAELLGWGRSTLWRKMKYFGIE; encoded by the coding sequence ATGCCCATTGCCGATCCGGCCGCATTGATACGGAGCCTGACCAACAGGGAGGGGCTGGAGGCCCTGCTGGACCTGTTGCCCCTGGGCGTGGCGATCCTGGACCGCCAGGGGAAAGTGCTGGCCGTGAACAAGGGATACGAGTCCCTGACGGGCGTGGACGGGAAGCAGGTGCTCGGCATCCGTTGCCTGCACGCCCTGCGGTGCGACTACTGCATGCGCAGCTGTCCGGTGCTGACCGGCTGGACGGACAAGCGCCCCAAGACCGTGGAGGCGAACATCGTCGACCGCGATCGGGAGAAGGTCAACATCCACCTGAACATCGCGCCGCTGGTGGGCGACAACGGGGTGATCCGGGGCGTGATCGAGACGATCATGCCCGCGTCCACGCACATCCTGGACGAGATCGGCAGCGGGGTGGCCGGTCTGGGCGAGCTGGTGGGCCGCAGCCCGCAGGTGCGCAAGATATTTTCCATGACCCCGTCCATCGCCCAGACGGACTCGCCCGTGCTGATCACCGGCGAGACCGGCACCGGCAAGGACATGCTGGCCGAGGAGATCCACAAGGAATCGGACCGCGACGGTCCGTTCGTGAAGGTCAACTGCGGCTCCCTGCCCGTGCCGTTGCTGGAGTCCGAGCTGTTCGGGCATGCCAAGAACGCCCTGCCCGGCGCGGACCACGCCAAGCCCGGCCGGTTGCGCATGGCCCACGGCGGCACCCTGTTCATCACCGAGATCGGCGACCTGCCCATGCCGCTCCAGGCCAAGCTCCTGGCCTACATGGACGACCACGCGGTGCGGCCCGTGGGGTCCACCAAGGTGGTCCACACGGACGTCCGGATCATGGCCGCCAGCCACTACGATCTGGAAGACATGGTCCGGCACAAGCGGTTCCGCCGCGACCTGCTCTACCGGCTGAACGTCATCCGGCTGCACCTGCCGCCCCTGCGCGAGCGCGGCGAGGATTTGCTGTTGCTCCAGGATCACTTCCTGAAGATGTTCCAGGCGCGCTACGGCAAGAAGGTGGACCGGTTTTCCAAAAACGTGGAGACCCTGCTGCGGTCCTACGAATTTCCCGGCAACATCCGGGAGCTGCGCAACCTCATCGAATACGCGGTCAACTTCTGCGACACCAACGTCATCCGCATGCGCCACCTGCCGGGGTACATGCTGCACGGCCCGAACCTGCCGGACAATCTGGCCTCGGTCCCGGCCCCGGCCCAGCAACCCCAGGGCGCGGTCCGCGCGGCCCCTCCTGAGCGCTGGGAGGACGTGCAGCGCAAGATGATCCTGGAGGCCCTGGTCAAGACCGGCGGACGCAAATCCCAGGCGGCCGAGCTGCTCGGCTGGGGCCGCTCCACCCTGTGGCGCAAGATGAAATACTTCGGCATCGAATAG